Below is a window of Syntrophales bacterium DNA.
TACGGCATGATGATATGGACATTCTCACTGACGAAGAGGGTTGTGCTTGAGGGAAAGAGATTTCGGCTTTTGAGATTATCAATCTCCTCTATGATGACCTTCGGGTCTAAAACCACGCCATTTCCCACAATACAGATTTTATTGTCGTGAAGTATCCCGGATGGTATCAGGTGGAGGATAGTCTGCTCACCTTTTACTACCAGAGTATGGCCCGCATTGTTTCCCCCCTGAAATCTTGCGATGACATCTGCACTTTCTGCGTACAGATCAACAATCTTACCTTTGCCTTCATCACCCCACTGGGTTCCGACAACAATAACCACATTTGACATAATATGCCTCCAATTAATCTTTTATAATTAAGGATGCCGCTTTCGTAAAAAGTCTTTTTTGTTACCCTGAACAATACTCCAAATGTCACCCTGACAAGAGGGGGATGCTGAAATTGATCCTGGAACCAGTAGCGTGCCCCCTTCTGTGGGGTACAGAGACCTTTTTATATTTCCAGTTGAGTTACTGAAATAATATTGGGCAGGCTCTTGAGCTTGCTGATAACCTCCTCAGATACTACACTGTCTGTACTCAGGACAACGAGTGCCTGTCCATCTACCTTCTCACGGCTCAACTGAAGCCCTGCAATGTTAACATCATTTTTCCCAAGGGTCGTACCGATGTTGCCTATGACACCCGGTCTGTCGTAGTTGTATATCACGAGCATGTTACCTTCCGGGATTGCCTCAAGTGTGAATTTATCAATCCTCACAATCCTCGGATCCTGCTTTCCAAAGATTGTTCCTGCAGCATAACTTTCTCCGCTGGTTGTTTTTATAGTGAGGGAAATCATGCTGGTGTAATCCTTTACGCTGCTGCTCTTCGATTCGATAACGTTTATGCCTCGCTCTTTTACGATGACGGGTGCATTGATAAAATTGATATTTTCGCTGAGTAGCGGCGTCAGAAGTCCCTTTAGCAGGGCGGTCGTGATTGGCGCTACTGTGAAGTCAAGGATATCTCCGCTGTATTCGACAACAACTTCTTTTATTCCTCCAGAGACAAGCTGGGCCTGAAATTTCCCGAGTTTCTCAGCAAGTACCAGGTGTGGCCGTATTATTGTGAGTATTTCTGCACTGACTGAAGGGAAGTTGACAGCATTTTTTATTGTCCCGTCCGTGAGATATTCGACTATTTGTTGGGCAATAGCTATGGCAACATTCCTCTGTGCCTCGTCCGTTGAGGCGCCCAGATGCGGTGTGCTGATAACATTGTCGAGAGAAACAAGGTCCCAGTTCTGAGTGGGTTCTTCTTCAAAGACGTCGAGTGCTGCACCGGCGACTTTCCCGGAGACAAGGGCATCATAGAGGTCTTTTTCTTTTACAATTCCTCCCCTGGCACAGTTGATAATGAAAACGCCTTGTTTCATCTTGGCAAGCATATCGGCGTCGACCATTCCCTTTGTTTCCTTTGTGATTGGAACGTGTATGGAGATAAAATC
It encodes the following:
- the serA gene encoding phosphoglycerate dehydrogenase; the protein is MQKVLVSDTLAKEGIEIFKNAPGIEVDVMTNLTPDELKGIIKDYDGLAIRSATKVTKELIDKADSLKVIGRAGIGLDNVDVTSASKRGIVVMNTPGGNTITTAEHAISLMLSLARNIPQATASIKSQKWEKKKFMGTEVYNKTLGIVGIGRVGSIVADRALGLKMNVIAYDPFISPEVAEKIGITLVTLDELLESSDFISIHVPITKETKGMVDADMLAKMKQGVFIINCARGGIVKEKDLYDALVSGKVAGAALDVFEEEPTQNWDLVSLDNVISTPHLGASTDEAQRNVAIAIAQQIVEYLTDGTIKNAVNFPSVSAEILTIIRPHLVLAEKLGKFQAQLVSGGIKEVVVEYSGDILDFTVAPITTALLKGLLTPLLSENINFINAPVIVKERGINVIESKSSSVKDYTSMISLTIKTTSGESYAAGTIFGKQDPRIVRIDKFTLEAIPEGNMLVIYNYDRPGVIGNIGTTLGKNDVNIAGLQLSREKVDGQALVVLSTDSVVSEEVISKLKSLPNIISVTQLEI